From the genome of Ornithobacterium rhinotracheale, one region includes:
- a CDS encoding thiazole synthase: MSNKLTIADRTFNSRLFTGTGKFSSSQLMEEAILASESELVTVALKRVDANNEEDAILQGLQFDHIHLLPNTSGVRNAREAIFSAEMAREALETNWIKVEIHPDPKYLLPDAVETLKACEELVKKGFVVMPYIHADPVLCKRLEDVGAQCVMPLGAPIGTNKGLKTLDFLKIIIEQSNVPVVIDAGIGAPSHATYAMELGADAVLVNTAIAVSEQPVQMAKAFKLAVESGRMAYEAKLGKVCHQAEASSPFTKFLYD, encoded by the coding sequence ATGAGTAATAAATTAACCATTGCAGACCGTACTTTTAATTCCAGATTATTTACAGGAACAGGAAAATTTTCTTCTTCACAATTAATGGAAGAAGCTATTTTAGCAAGCGAGAGCGAGCTTGTAACGGTTGCACTCAAAAGAGTGGACGCCAATAATGAGGAAGACGCTATTTTGCAGGGACTACAATTTGATCATATTCATCTATTGCCAAACACTTCGGGCGTGAGAAACGCTAGAGAAGCCATTTTTTCAGCCGAAATGGCAAGAGAGGCATTAGAAACCAATTGGATAAAAGTAGAAATTCATCCAGACCCTAAATACTTATTGCCCGACGCAGTAGAAACGCTCAAAGCTTGCGAAGAGCTTGTAAAAAAAGGCTTTGTTGTGATGCCCTACATTCATGCCGATCCCGTTTTGTGCAAACGACTAGAAGATGTGGGCGCGCAATGTGTGATGCCTCTAGGGGCACCAATTGGCACCAATAAAGGTTTAAAAACACTCGATTTTTTAAAAATCATCATAGAACAGAGCAATGTTCCCGTGGTTATAGACGCAGGAATCGGAGCCCCTTCACACGCTACCTATGCCATGGAGCTGGGGGCAGATGCCGTGCTTGTAAACACTGCTATTGCAGTTTCTGAGCAACCTGTACAGATGGCAAAAGCCTTTAAATTAGCCGTAGAATCTGGGCGTATGGCATACGAGGCAAAGCTGGGCAAAGTATGCCATCAAGCAGAAGCTAGTAGCCCTTTTACTAAATTTTTATATGATTAA
- the recQ gene encoding DNA helicase RecQ, which translates to MSSKNYQLKAALKKHFGFNSFKGQQEEIITSLLDGKDTFVLMPTGGGKSLCYQLPALMQEGTAIVISPLIALMKNQVDAIRGLHEEEGIAHVLNSSLNRAQVAQVLDDIANGVTKLLYVAPESLTKEEYVNFFKEVKISFFAIDEAHCISEWGHDFRPEYRNIKSIIQKIGEQPIIALTATATPKVQEDIQKTLGMTDALVFKASFNRPNLFYEVRPKVDIDKQIIKFIKTRKGQSGIIYCLSRKKVEEIAQTLELNGISALPYHAGLDAKTRAEHQDKFLMQDVDIVVATIAFGMGIDKPDVRFVIHYDFPKSLEGYYQETGRAGRDGGEGYCLAFYDYKDIEKLEKFLSGKPVSEREVGLQLLNEVVSYAETSMSRRKFLLHYFGEEFDEVNGEGADMDDNMRNPKKMIEVSKELKTFLEIIEKTNQKLKLKDLVKLLVGKNTVITKSYSLETEDFFGIGKDYSESFWRSIGRQSIVNDFVEKEVESYGILKLNQKAFDFIVKPYKFEIAEDHDYEALMNQQNDEPAAGGGVLDETLLKYLQEQRKKSSKKHGIPPFAIFQDASLEDMASQYPTTMEELTNIFGVGDGKAKKFGKPFIELIERYVEDNDIEKPNDIVIKQIANKSTNKVYIIQSTDRKMNLEDIAKAKGMSMEELLSEMESIVYQGTKLNINYYIEEVIDEELQDEIMDFLIEEAQTDSLAELLEEFGDALDEEELRLMRIKFISEVAN; encoded by the coding sequence ATGTCATCGAAAAATTACCAATTAAAAGCAGCTCTTAAAAAGCATTTTGGCTTTAATTCTTTTAAAGGTCAACAGGAAGAAATCATTACCTCTCTACTTGATGGAAAGGATACTTTTGTGTTGATGCCAACTGGAGGAGGAAAGTCGCTTTGCTATCAATTACCCGCACTCATGCAGGAAGGTACAGCAATTGTAATTTCTCCATTGATTGCTTTGATGAAGAACCAAGTAGATGCCATAAGAGGATTGCACGAAGAGGAAGGCATTGCACATGTGTTAAATTCTTCGCTCAACCGAGCACAGGTTGCACAGGTTTTAGATGATATAGCTAATGGGGTTACCAAACTACTTTATGTAGCACCTGAATCGCTAACCAAGGAGGAATATGTGAACTTTTTCAAAGAGGTAAAAATATCCTTCTTTGCCATTGATGAAGCTCACTGTATCTCTGAATGGGGGCACGATTTTAGGCCTGAGTACAGAAACATAAAATCTATTATTCAAAAAATTGGCGAACAGCCCATTATAGCACTCACCGCTACAGCTACCCCTAAAGTGCAAGAAGACATTCAGAAAACGCTGGGCATGACCGATGCTTTGGTGTTTAAAGCCTCATTCAACCGCCCTAATTTGTTTTACGAAGTGCGCCCTAAGGTGGATATTGATAAACAAATTATTAAATTCATTAAAACCCGAAAAGGACAATCTGGAATCATCTATTGCCTTAGCCGTAAAAAAGTAGAGGAAATTGCACAAACCTTAGAACTCAACGGAATTTCGGCTTTGCCCTACCATGCAGGGCTAGATGCCAAAACACGCGCCGAGCACCAAGATAAATTCTTGATGCAAGATGTAGACATTGTCGTAGCAACTATCGCTTTTGGAATGGGGATCGATAAGCCCGATGTGCGTTTTGTAATTCACTATGATTTCCCAAAAAGCTTGGAAGGCTATTATCAAGAAACAGGGCGTGCAGGTCGTGATGGTGGAGAAGGTTACTGCCTGGCCTTTTATGATTATAAAGATATTGAAAAACTCGAAAAATTCCTTTCAGGAAAACCCGTTTCTGAGCGTGAGGTAGGACTACAATTGCTAAACGAAGTGGTTTCTTACGCAGAAACCTCGATGTCGCGCAGAAAATTCTTATTGCACTATTTTGGGGAAGAGTTTGATGAAGTGAATGGAGAAGGAGCGGATATGGACGATAATATGCGCAACCCTAAAAAAATGATTGAAGTTTCTAAGGAGCTCAAAACATTTCTTGAAATCATCGAAAAAACCAATCAAAAATTGAAATTAAAAGATTTGGTAAAATTGCTCGTGGGCAAAAACACAGTAATTACTAAATCCTATTCACTAGAAACCGAAGATTTCTTTGGGATAGGGAAAGACTATTCAGAAAGTTTCTGGAGAAGTATTGGTCGCCAGTCGATTGTAAACGATTTTGTTGAAAAAGAAGTAGAATCGTATGGAATTTTAAAATTGAATCAAAAGGCGTTTGATTTTATTGTAAAACCTTACAAATTCGAAATTGCAGAAGATCACGACTATGAGGCCTTGATGAATCAGCAAAATGATGAGCCTGCAGCAGGTGGTGGTGTGCTAGATGAAACATTGCTTAAATATTTACAAGAACAAAGAAAAAAATCATCTAAAAAACACGGAATTCCGCCTTTTGCAATTTTCCAAGATGCAAGTTTAGAAGATATGGCTTCACAATATCCTACAACCATGGAAGAGCTTACCAATATTTTTGGCGTAGGAGACGGAAAAGCCAAGAAATTCGGAAAACCGTTCATCGAGCTAATTGAACGCTATGTAGAAGACAATGATATTGAAAAACCAAACGACATTGTCATTAAGCAAATTGCCAATAAGTCTACTAACAAGGTGTACATAATACAAAGTACCGATAGAAAAATGAACTTGGAAGACATTGCTAAGGCTAAAGGTATGAGCATGGAGGAACTTCTTTCTGAAATGGAAAGCATAGTTTATCAAGGTACAAAGCTTAACATCAACTACTACATCGAAGAGGTAATAGACGAAGAGTTACAAGACGAAATCATGGATTTCTTGATAGAAGAAGCCCAAACTGATAGCTTGGCCGAATTGCTAGAAGAATTTGGCGATGCTCTAGATGAAGAAGAATTACGCCTTATGCGCATAAAATTCATTAGCGAAGTGGCAAACTAA
- a CDS encoding sulfite exporter TauE/SafE family protein — MDQTLLLLLIGLLAGLIGGLVGIGGGLIIVPFLVFLMGMSQHEAQGTSLATLLLPLSFLSVYSYNKAGFINWKYVMILSLTFMIGSYFGGMLALKLDQKTLKKIFGFIMILGAAKMFWDSYK, encoded by the coding sequence TTGGATCAAACATTATTACTCCTACTCATAGGATTATTAGCAGGACTCATCGGTGGACTTGTGGGGATAGGTGGTGGATTAATCATCGTGCCGTTTTTAGTTTTTCTAATGGGAATGTCTCAGCATGAAGCGCAAGGAACTAGTTTAGCCACATTGTTGTTACCACTTAGTTTTCTATCGGTATATAGTTACAACAAAGCAGGTTTCATTAATTGGAAATATGTAATGATACTCTCGCTCACCTTTATGATAGGAAGCTATTTTGGCGGAATGCTAGCTTTAAAATTAGACCAAAAAACACTTAAAAAAATATTTGGATTCATTATGATTTTAGGTGCAGCCAAAATGTTTTGGGATTCCTACAAATAA
- the thiC gene encoding phosphomethylpyrimidine synthase ThiC: protein MKTKVTPTEQNISREPFPNSEKVYVQGSLFEDVLVPMRKITLSDTIDKFKGTKTPNDPVFVYDTSGAYTDPNIEIDVRKGLQPIRQEWIDRRGDTEQLAGLSSEYGRQREANTNLDELRFNRIRKPLKAKEGKNVTQMHYAKKGIITPEMEFIAIRENQKLQAIKEITKQHAGESFGASIPKVITPEFVRDEVARGRAVIPCNINHPESEPMIIGRNFLVKINANIGNSAVTSSIEEEVEKSVWACRWGADTIMDLSTGKNIHETREWILRNSPVPIGTVPIYQALEKVNGKAEDLTWEIFRDTLIEQAEQGVDYFTIHAGVRLKYIPHTAKRVTGIVSRGGSIMAKWCLAHHKENFLYTHFEEICEIMKAYDVAFSLGDGLRPGSIADANDYPQFAELETLGELTKIAWKHDVQCIIEGPGHIPMHMIKENMDKQLEECGEAPFYTLGPLTTDIAPGYDHITSGIGAAMIGWYGCAMLCYVTPKEHLGLPNKEDVKTGVITYKIAAHAADLAKGHPGAQHRDDAMSKARFEFRWEDQFNLSLDPDTAREFHDETLPSENAKVAHFCSMCGPHFCSMKITQEVRNYAEENGLDTLDAIEKGMKQKSEEFKEKGSEVYL from the coding sequence ATGAAGACAAAAGTGACACCAACTGAACAAAACATTAGCCGAGAGCCTTTTCCTAATTCCGAAAAAGTCTATGTACAAGGCAGCCTTTTTGAGGATGTGCTGGTGCCCATGCGAAAAATCACTCTGAGCGATACAATTGATAAATTTAAAGGAACAAAAACACCAAATGATCCCGTTTTTGTTTATGATACAAGTGGTGCCTATACCGATCCAAATATCGAAATCGATGTGCGAAAAGGGCTACAACCGATTCGCCAAGAATGGATAGATCGCCGTGGAGATACCGAACAGCTTGCTGGCTTATCTTCGGAATACGGACGCCAGCGAGAAGCCAATACAAATTTAGATGAATTGCGATTTAATCGCATCCGCAAACCATTAAAAGCTAAAGAGGGCAAGAATGTAACACAGATGCATTATGCCAAAAAGGGAATCATAACTCCAGAAATGGAATTTATTGCCATTCGTGAAAATCAAAAATTACAGGCAATCAAGGAAATTACCAAACAGCATGCAGGAGAAAGCTTTGGAGCATCTATTCCTAAAGTGATTACACCAGAATTTGTGCGAGACGAAGTGGCTAGAGGAAGAGCCGTAATCCCTTGTAACATTAATCACCCAGAGAGCGAACCTATGATTATTGGTAGAAATTTTTTAGTAAAAATCAATGCCAATATCGGGAATTCTGCCGTTACCTCTTCCATTGAGGAGGAAGTAGAGAAATCTGTTTGGGCTTGTCGCTGGGGTGCAGATACAATTATGGATTTGTCCACAGGAAAAAATATACACGAGACCAGAGAATGGATTTTGAGAAATTCTCCCGTTCCGATTGGCACTGTTCCTATTTATCAAGCACTTGAAAAGGTAAATGGAAAAGCCGAAGACCTCACTTGGGAAATCTTTAGAGACACACTGATTGAGCAAGCAGAACAAGGGGTAGACTACTTCACTATTCATGCTGGGGTGCGACTCAAATACATTCCGCATACCGCCAAACGAGTTACAGGAATCGTGTCTCGCGGAGGTTCCATCATGGCTAAATGGTGTTTGGCACATCACAAAGAAAATTTCCTTTACACCCATTTTGAAGAGATTTGTGAAATCATGAAAGCCTATGATGTCGCCTTTTCCTTAGGCGACGGGTTGCGCCCAGGAAGTATTGCCGATGCCAATGATTATCCTCAATTTGCCGAATTAGAAACCTTAGGCGAATTGACCAAAATTGCTTGGAAACACGATGTACAGTGCATTATAGAAGGACCTGGGCATATTCCTATGCATATGATCAAAGAAAACATGGACAAGCAGTTAGAAGAATGTGGCGAAGCACCTTTTTATACTCTAGGCCCTTTAACTACGGATATTGCTCCTGGATACGACCACATCACAAGTGGAATCGGAGCGGCAATGATCGGCTGGTATGGCTGTGCTATGCTTTGCTATGTTACACCAAAAGAACATTTGGGCTTACCGAACAAAGAAGATGTGAAAACAGGCGTAATTACTTATAAAATAGCGGCACACGCTGCCGATTTAGCCAAAGGACATCCAGGTGCACAGCATCGTGATGATGCGATGAGCAAAGCCAGATTTGAATTCCGATGGGAAGATCAATTTAACCTCTCGCTAGATCCCGATACAGCACGAGAATTTCATGACGAAACTTTACCTTCTGAGAATGCAAAAGTGGCACATTTTTGCTCGATGTGCGGCCCTCATTTCTGCTCGATGAAAATCACTCAAGAAGTAAGAAATTATGCCGAAGAAAATGGACTAGACACACTCGACGCTATTGAGAAAGGAATGAAACAAAAATCAGAAGAATTTAAAGAAAAAGGCAGCGAAGTGTATTTATAA
- a CDS encoding SIS domain-containing protein, producing MKSEEILKYAKELVQLQAQEVLRLGKNLDESFVNCINACKNCKGKLVLVGVGKNKPIAEKMVATLNSTGTRAQFLHAGEALHGDLGLLAPEDIAIVLSKSGNTAEIKNALPSIKKLSNQVIAITGNMQSYLAKNTDIVLDTTVSRELGYLEVAPTTSTTVQLVICDIIAVILKQLKNFTKEDFGVFHPGGSLGKKLSWKVADMVDSSQKPRVDIDADIKEVIQSLTSGRFGITVVEQKGKIVGVITDGDLRRMLQKYSDLKGIKANDIATFAPKTIHKDVLAVDALKIINQNKIGQLIVVDDNNDYFGIIDFHVLTNEGLSEAQ from the coding sequence TTGAAATCAGAAGAAATTTTAAAATACGCAAAAGAGCTCGTGCAACTACAAGCACAAGAAGTTCTCCGTCTAGGCAAAAACCTTGACGAATCTTTTGTAAATTGCATAAATGCTTGCAAAAACTGCAAAGGTAAATTAGTACTCGTGGGAGTGGGCAAAAATAAGCCCATTGCCGAAAAAATGGTCGCCACCCTCAACAGCACAGGAACACGCGCTCAGTTCCTACATGCGGGTGAAGCTTTGCACGGAGACTTGGGACTTTTAGCCCCAGAAGACATTGCGATAGTTCTCTCTAAATCAGGAAATACCGCAGAAATTAAAAATGCACTTCCTTCCATAAAAAAACTAAGCAACCAAGTGATTGCCATCACGGGAAACATGCAATCTTATTTGGCTAAAAATACCGATATTGTGCTCGACACCACTGTCTCTCGCGAGCTAGGATACCTAGAGGTAGCCCCCACGACAAGCACCACCGTTCAACTTGTGATTTGCGATATCATCGCCGTGATTTTAAAACAATTAAAAAACTTTACCAAAGAAGATTTTGGGGTATTTCACCCAGGAGGTTCCTTGGGCAAAAAGCTTTCTTGGAAAGTTGCCGACATGGTAGACTCTAGCCAAAAACCGCGTGTGGACATAGATGCCGATATCAAAGAAGTGATTCAGTCGCTTACTTCGGGACGATTCGGAATCACCGTGGTGGAACAAAAAGGCAAAATTGTGGGAGTGATTACCGACGGAGATTTGCGCCGAATGTTGCAAAAATATTCTGATTTGAAAGGGATAAAAGCAAATGATATTGCTACTTTTGCGCCCAAAACTATTCATAAGGATGTGCTCGCGGTAGATGCGCTTAAAATCATCAACCAGAACAAAATTGGGCAGCTTATAGTAGTGGATGACAACAACGATTATTTTGGAATTATCGATTTCCATGTATTAACAAATGAAGGATTAAGTGAAGCACAATAA
- a CDS encoding thiamine phosphate synthase has protein sequence MKCIKTPKVYYISQGNTPNDHLENIKKMVDAGVDWVQLRIKEGDKKEILSVASKAQKYCEEHGVVFIVNDDIEIAHFTHANGVHLGKEDESPEIARELLGKDKIVGGTANTWEDCQKLIDMKVDYIGLGPYRFTITKKKLSPILGLEGYKQIVQKMRENHINIPIISIGGIELKDVEELQKIGISGIALSGFLHQEKEPKATVRGIQSYFK, from the coding sequence ATGAAATGCATAAAAACGCCTAAAGTTTACTACATAAGTCAAGGAAACACGCCTAATGATCATCTAGAGAACATCAAAAAAATGGTAGATGCTGGCGTGGATTGGGTGCAGCTACGCATCAAAGAAGGCGATAAAAAAGAAATTTTGTCGGTTGCAAGTAAAGCGCAAAAATACTGCGAAGAGCACGGCGTTGTATTTATCGTGAACGATGATATTGAAATTGCTCACTTTACGCACGCAAATGGTGTTCATCTTGGCAAAGAAGACGAAAGTCCAGAAATTGCGAGAGAACTCCTAGGCAAAGATAAGATTGTAGGCGGCACCGCCAACACATGGGAAGATTGCCAAAAACTTATTGATATGAAAGTAGACTACATAGGATTAGGTCCCTATCGCTTTACTATCACCAAAAAGAAACTTAGCCCGATTCTCGGCTTGGAAGGTTACAAACAAATCGTCCAAAAAATGAGAGAAAACCATATCAACATACCGATTATAAGCATCGGAGGCATTGAGCTAAAAGATGTCGAAGAGCTACAAAAAATAGGAATAAGTGGCATTGCACTTTCTGGTTTTTTGCACCAAGAAAAAGAGCCTAAGGCTACCGTCCGTGGAATTCAATCATATTTTAAATAA
- a CDS encoding putative DNA modification/repair radical SAM protein — MNFDRIKEKLEILADAAKYDVSCSSSGGNRKNKGGLGNSHASGICHSFTEDGRCISLLKILLTNHCIYDCAYCVSRRSNDIKRAAFTVDEVVDLTMNFYRRNYIEGLFLSSGIFKNGDTTMERLVRIAKKLRTEHKFNGYIHLKSIPGASEELMREAGLYADRLSVNLEIPTEQGLKLLAPEKSHKDLVKPMRTIKQNLEIYKSERKIIKSTPKFAPAGQSTQMIVGATNETDLKIIHVANYFYKKYDMRRVYYSGYVPVSEDDRLPSINTQVPIQREHRLYQADWLMRFYGFDANEILDSEAPFLDLEIDPKLAWAIRHRALFPVNINTAPKELLLRIPGVGVKSVLKILKARKFQKLTIEHLKKMGVATNRAKFFIEGASPNRFNQFLEKQNLRQLLLNETKSKWSSLYGEQLSLF; from the coding sequence ATGAATTTTGATAGAATTAAAGAAAAACTAGAAATCCTAGCAGATGCTGCTAAATACGATGTTTCTTGCTCATCGAGCGGAGGCAATCGTAAAAACAAGGGTGGGCTGGGAAATAGCCACGCATCGGGGATTTGCCACAGCTTTACCGAAGATGGCAGATGTATTTCTTTACTTAAAATTCTATTGACCAATCATTGCATTTACGATTGTGCCTACTGCGTTTCGCGTCGTAGCAACGACATTAAGCGAGCAGCTTTTACGGTGGACGAAGTGGTGGATCTCACCATGAATTTTTATCGCCGAAATTATATCGAGGGATTATTTTTAAGTTCGGGGATTTTTAAAAATGGAGATACTACCATGGAGCGTTTGGTGCGCATTGCCAAAAAGTTACGCACCGAGCACAAATTCAATGGGTATATTCATCTCAAGTCTATTCCAGGAGCGAGCGAGGAGTTGATGCGCGAAGCGGGACTTTATGCCGATAGACTTTCGGTGAATTTGGAAATCCCGACCGAACAAGGTTTAAAACTTTTAGCCCCCGAAAAATCGCACAAGGATTTGGTAAAACCCATGCGCACGATTAAACAAAATTTAGAAATTTATAAATCGGAGCGAAAAATCATCAAAAGCACACCTAAATTTGCGCCTGCGGGGCAATCCACGCAAATGATTGTGGGAGCCACCAACGAAACGGATTTAAAAATCATACATGTCGCCAATTATTTTTACAAAAAATACGACATGCGCCGCGTATATTATTCGGGGTATGTGCCTGTTTCAGAGGATGATAGATTACCTTCAATTAATACACAAGTGCCTATTCAGCGTGAGCATAGATTGTATCAAGCCGATTGGTTGATGCGTTTTTATGGGTTTGATGCCAATGAAATTTTGGACAGCGAAGCACCTTTTTTGGATTTAGAAATCGACCCAAAATTGGCATGGGCGATAAGACACCGCGCGCTTTTTCCCGTGAATATCAATACAGCTCCGAAGGAACTTTTGCTTAGGATTCCAGGCGTGGGCGTAAAATCGGTTTTGAAGATTTTAAAAGCCCGAAAATTCCAAAAATTAACCATAGAACATCTTAAAAAAATGGGTGTAGCGACCAATCGTGCCAAATTTTTCATCGAAGGAGCAAGTCCTAATCGTTTTAATCAATTTCTTGAAAAACAGAATTTAAGACAATTATTGCTTAACGAAACCAAATCTAAATGGTCTAGCCTTTATGGCGAGCAATTGTCTTTGTTTTAA
- a CDS encoding thiamine phosphate synthase: MFIVITPENEIPNEIDLIREMAEFPITFHVRKPTFNEEKTKKWLLKFEENQLKKMVLHQHHELIEHFDLKGLHFKETHRKETKINQKIEFYRLKDKTLSASFHLQNEAESQNLFDYALLSPVFNSISKNNYQGKDFHLKNPLKPIIALGGITQNNLEKTKKYGFSGVAVLGSIWQRSKPLESFKNLYYKYLNIFQ, translated from the coding sequence ATGTTCATTGTAATCACCCCCGAAAATGAAATTCCAAACGAAATAGATTTAATTCGTGAAATGGCTGAATTTCCCATCACTTTCCATGTGCGAAAGCCAACTTTTAACGAAGAAAAAACAAAGAAATGGTTACTAAAATTTGAAGAAAATCAGCTCAAAAAAATGGTGTTACACCAGCATCATGAATTGATTGAACATTTTGATTTAAAAGGTTTACACTTTAAAGAAACCCACAGAAAAGAAACAAAAATTAATCAAAAAATTGAATTTTACAGATTAAAAGATAAAACACTTTCGGCTTCGTTTCATTTGCAAAACGAGGCTGAAAGTCAAAATCTTTTTGACTATGCTTTGCTTAGCCCTGTCTTTAATTCCATTTCAAAAAACAATTATCAAGGGAAAGATTTTCATTTAAAAAATCCTTTAAAACCAATTATTGCACTGGGAGGAATTACCCAAAACAACCTAGAAAAAACTAAAAAATATGGATTCTCTGGTGTGGCTGTTTTGGGGAGCATTTGGCAGCGTTCAAAACCTTTAGAATCATTTAAAAATCTGTATTATAAATATTTAAACATTTTCCAATAA
- the thiS gene encoding sulfur carrier protein ThiS: protein MITVKINSEIEQIPKETTLSKLVVLKSIATRGIAIAVNQKVISRSKWEIFQLQENDTILIIKATQGG, encoded by the coding sequence ATGATTACTGTAAAAATTAATTCTGAAATTGAACAAATTCCAAAAGAGACTACGCTCTCTAAACTTGTCGTTCTAAAAAGTATAGCGACAAGAGGTATTGCTATTGCCGTAAATCAAAAAGTGATCAGTCGTTCCAAGTGGGAAATATTTCAGCTACAAGAGAATGATACTATCTTAATCATCAAGGCTACTCAAGGAGGGTAA
- a CDS encoding diacylglycerol kinase family protein produces MSDLIRFIKTRIKSIGFAIEGFLTLIKEPNVKVHIFASILVIIFGFYFEITTVEWGIIIFCIALVLSLEAINTAIENIADFISPQKNNKIKIIKDVSATAVLIVAIGTFIIGLIIFIPKILAKI; encoded by the coding sequence ATGAGCGACTTAATACGTTTTATAAAAACTAGAATTAAAAGTATTGGGTTTGCAATAGAAGGTTTTTTGACTTTGATAAAAGAACCCAATGTTAAAGTACACATATTTGCAAGCATATTAGTTATTATTTTTGGCTTTTATTTTGAAATAACTACAGTTGAATGGGGGATTATTATCTTTTGTATTGCTTTGGTTTTAAGTTTAGAAGCTATAAATACAGCAATTGAAAATATAGCAGATTTCATTTCTCCTCAAAAAAACAATAAAATAAAAATCATTAAAGATGTTTCAGCGACAGCGGTTTTGATAGTCGCAATAGGAACTTTTATAATTGGTTTAATTATATTTATTCCGAAAATTTTGGCAAAAATATAG
- the tatC gene encoding twin-arginine translocase subunit TatC: MPFLDHVAELRKHLLRAIVGVVIGAILATVFWQQILDFIMAPLKSNFTTYKAFNKIGHFTGYGDLYPKPFNIQSELTNLEFGGQFTAIIGVILVAGLIIALPYVVYEIFQFIKPGLTPMERKYSNLTMFFTIMFFLLGVGFSYYFIMPLSVHFMYFFQPFGVENNWKLLSYISVFVQTTLSTGVVFLLPIFVYFLAKIDLVTPNFMKTYRKHAFVVVLTIAAIITPADILSMVIASIPLLLLYELSILIVKWVYKNKERTLAEKNI; the protein is encoded by the coding sequence ATGCCATTTCTGGATCATGTCGCCGAACTCCGTAAACATCTCCTGCGTGCAATTGTGGGCGTGGTTATAGGCGCGATTTTAGCCACGGTTTTCTGGCAACAGATTTTGGATTTCATCATGGCACCGCTCAAATCAAATTTTACAACCTACAAAGCATTCAATAAAATTGGACATTTCACAGGCTATGGAGATTTATATCCAAAGCCCTTCAACATTCAAAGCGAACTCACCAATCTTGAGTTTGGCGGACAGTTTACTGCCATTATTGGAGTAATTTTGGTCGCGGGGCTTATCATCGCTCTGCCCTATGTGGTGTACGAAATTTTCCAATTCATTAAACCTGGGCTCACCCCTATGGAACGAAAATATAGCAATCTCACAATGTTTTTCACCATTATGTTTTTCTTGCTCGGTGTGGGATTTAGTTATTATTTCATTATGCCACTTTCGGTGCATTTCATGTACTTTTTTCAGCCGTTTGGCGTGGAAAATAATTGGAAATTATTAAGCTATATTTCCGTTTTTGTACAAACAACACTCTCTACGGGCGTAGTGTTTTTATTGCCTATCTTTGTCTATTTCTTGGCTAAAATTGATTTGGTAACGCCCAATTTCATGAAAACCTATCGAAAACACGCTTTTGTAGTCGTGCTCACCATTGCCGCAATCATTACCCCAGCCGATATTTTAAGTATGGTAATCGCCTCTATTCCATTGCTTTTACTTTACGAATTGAGCATTTTAATCGTGAAATGGGTATATAAAAATAAAGAAAGAACTCTGGCTGAAAAAAACATTTAA